From one Acidimicrobiales bacterium genomic stretch:
- the gmd gene encoding GDP-mannose 4,6-dehydratase, translated as MARPQRALITGITGQDGSYLAELLLDKGYEVIGVVRRSSTVNFERIAHIQERLSLVPGDLLDQGSLVSLVAEHRPTEVYNLAAQSFVMTSFSQPVLTGDVTALGTVRLLEAIRHVDPDIRFYQASSSEMFGKVVEVPQRESTPFHPRSPYGVAKAYAHWITVNYRESYDMFATSGILFNHGSPRRGLEFVERKVSDGVARIKLGLEHELRLGNLDSRRDWGSAADYVDAMWRMLQLDGPGDFVVASGETHSIRELCEVAFGHVGLAWEDHVVQDERFYRPAEVDLLIGDPTLAAKTLDWHPTTSFEDLVCEMVDADLAVLTSPAPMRTG; from the coding sequence ATGGCTCGACCGCAGCGTGCGCTCATCACCGGTATCACCGGCCAGGACGGCTCCTACCTGGCGGAGCTCCTGCTCGACAAGGGGTACGAGGTGATCGGGGTGGTCCGGCGCAGCTCGACGGTCAACTTCGAGCGGATCGCCCACATCCAGGAGCGCCTCTCGCTGGTGCCGGGCGACCTGCTCGACCAGGGGTCGCTGGTGTCGCTCGTCGCCGAGCACCGGCCCACCGAGGTGTACAACCTGGCCGCGCAGAGCTTCGTCATGACCAGCTTCTCGCAGCCGGTGCTCACGGGCGACGTCACCGCCCTGGGCACGGTGCGGCTGCTGGAGGCGATCCGCCACGTCGACCCCGACATCCGCTTCTACCAGGCCAGCTCCTCGGAGATGTTCGGCAAGGTCGTGGAGGTCCCCCAGCGGGAGAGCACGCCCTTCCACCCCCGCTCCCCCTACGGCGTCGCCAAGGCGTACGCCCACTGGATCACCGTCAACTACCGCGAGAGCTACGACATGTTCGCCACGTCGGGGATCCTCTTCAACCACGGGTCGCCGCGGCGGGGGCTGGAGTTCGTGGAGCGCAAGGTGAGCGACGGCGTCGCCCGCATCAAGCTGGGGCTCGAACACGAGCTGCGGCTCGGCAACCTCGACTCGCGGCGCGACTGGGGCAGCGCCGCCGACTACGTCGACGCGATGTGGCGGATGCTCCAGCTCGACGGTCCGGGCGACTTCGTGGTGGCCAGCGGCGAGACCCACTCGATCCGGGAGCTGTGCGAGGTGGCGTTCGGGCACGTCGGGCTCGCCTGGGAGGACCACGTGGTGCAGGACGAGCGCTTCTACCGCCCCGCCGAGGTCGACCTGCTCATAGGCGACCCCACGCTCGCCGCCAAGACCCTCGACTGGCACCCGACCACCAGCTTCGAGGACCTGGTGTGCGAGATGGTCGACGCCGACCTCGCCGTGCTCACGTCGCCGGCACCGATGCGAACAGGTTGA